From one Thermomicrobiales bacterium genomic stretch:
- a CDS encoding N(4)-(beta-N-acetylglucosaminyl)-L-asparaginase produces MASKPEGTVGIVVGSANARVGMQAAVDVLRGGGSAMDAAIAAVHCVEDNLEDFGVGTGGIPNLLGEVELDATVMDGRTLAAGAVGAVKGYPHPIDIARKVMEETPHVMLAGAGAELFAETHGFEKAELLTPEAREVWRARIIGDVETTSNAYEDQYSTYMTTVRHWKELLHDKIFGTTNVIVRDLAGDIACAVSTSGWGFKWPGRLGDSPIIGAGNYADNRFGSAACTGRGEMAIRCATAHSVVTYMRFGMSLEQALTEAMRDLRHLPDPYAERSNVMNIVGMDALGNVNATSTADGAGYVVQTVEMDAFEERPRLVVPLS; encoded by the coding sequence GTGGCAAGCAAACCAGAGGGCACGGTCGGGATCGTCGTCGGCAGCGCCAACGCGCGGGTCGGCATGCAGGCAGCGGTCGACGTGCTGCGTGGCGGTGGCAGCGCGATGGATGCGGCGATCGCCGCCGTGCACTGCGTCGAGGATAACCTCGAGGATTTCGGGGTCGGCACTGGTGGCATCCCCAACCTGTTGGGCGAGGTCGAGCTGGACGCAACGGTGATGGACGGCCGCACGTTGGCGGCCGGCGCGGTCGGCGCGGTCAAGGGCTACCCGCATCCGATCGATATCGCCCGCAAGGTGATGGAGGAGACGCCGCACGTGATGCTTGCCGGGGCCGGCGCGGAGCTCTTCGCCGAGACACACGGATTCGAGAAAGCCGAGCTACTGACACCCGAAGCCCGCGAGGTCTGGCGGGCCAGGATCATCGGCGATGTCGAAACGACCAGTAACGCCTACGAAGACCAGTACTCGACCTACATGACGACGGTGCGCCACTGGAAAGAGCTCCTCCACGACAAGATCTTCGGCACGACCAACGTCATCGTGCGGGATCTGGCCGGCGACATCGCCTGCGCGGTCTCGACATCCGGCTGGGGCTTCAAGTGGCCGGGCCGGCTGGGCGACTCGCCGATCATCGGCGCGGGCAACTACGCCGACAACCGCTTCGGCTCGGCGGCCTGCACCGGACGTGGAGAGATGGCGATCCGCTGTGCGACCGCCCACAGCGTCGTGACCTACATGCGCTTCGGCATGTCGCTGGAGCAGGCGTTGACCGAGGCGATGCGCGATCTGCGCCATCTCCCCGATCCCTACGCCGAACGGTCGAACGTGATGAACATCGTCGGGATGGACGCGCTGGGCAACGTCAACGCAACGTCGACTGCCGATGGCGCAGGCTACGTCGTCCAGACAGTCGAGATGGACGCGTTCGAGGAGCGGCCCCGGCTGGTCGTGCCGCTGAGCTAA